The genomic segment ACGACACATAGCACATAAGGAGCAATAAATTGAGTTCACCAAAGCTGACGAATGAAAACAAATCCAGTCTTGCCGCTGGAGCACAGGTCGCAAAACGTATGCTGGCCGGCATTGAAGACTTAGTGCTTCACGCCAAAAAAACTCACTCGGACTTTGACATCCAGGCTGTCGTCGACCTTATCGACCACAGCTTGAATTGTCAGGGCGATATGCGGCGTGGCCTTATATTCGGACTGGCTGACTTCGTGGCGAGTTCAGTCGAGGGATGCGCCCCGGGAGCGAGCACTTGGGACCCGACTGAGCGGTTTTCTGCCATGCGCGACACTGGACCTGATGTAGTTGGGGGGCAGTTTGCTCCGGGTACAACAATGAACGCAACGTCCCTCATCAACAAAAAGAAACTGCTGACAATGATTCCGCTGGCCGACCGCACAATTTTTGACATGGAAAAACGCGGAGATTTCCCAACGCGCATCACCTTGAATAGTCGGAATGTGGCGTGGGATTTAGCCGAAGTGGAAGCTTGGATAGGTGCAAAAAAAACAT from the Collimonas arenae genome contains:
- a CDS encoding helix-turn-helix transcriptional regulator, whose translation is MSSPKLTNENKSSLAAGAQVAKRMLAGIEDLVLHAKKTHSDFDIQAVVDLIDHSLNCQGDMRRGLIFGLADFVASSVEGCAPGASTWDPTERFSAMRDTGPDVVGGQFAPGTTMNATSLINKKKLLTMIPLADRTIFDMEKRGDFPTRITLNSRNVAWDLAEVEAWIGAKKTSSERARRPFAA